The following proteins are encoded in a genomic region of Periophthalmus magnuspinnatus isolate fPerMag1 chromosome 21, fPerMag1.2.pri, whole genome shotgun sequence:
- the fastkd1 gene encoding FAST kinase domain-containing protein 1, mitochondrial, translating into MLRLQCVSLCLRRLLHSGTINRDLVLEQLRVCCIEDHVFDVVGKNKAKLNVDHVSMAVGMLWQFQKEKPQLLRTVDLIKSHPQFLTLRVLAENKITQMDNLMLIDTLYSFLRLNVDQHDSLIQQLVSEAWLRLNKLSMASLSKFSICLSDQHLQHSPLMGHITNIMAQKLLTIDDARILTILMISVSSLVSPSLRDALITRIDHLLDTTDPTNYNNPRRVVQFLRNIKYSHRPLLEKCNQILLINIPRMNAENISIIMGLYQSLQFNNCEFRLAAKQRLTELIDSSTDPFSFTKLFVTLAPLASPEIREGLENTALLLADEFNAQQALAIAEGLEEIQSRNLSLMNKIVAVIQRNLHVYRPVEVARITQALFLLQYQNPELYTKLRMILTNFLQDSVFPYEVTMLTRVLSLLPSPRVDESLIARIEDVVPQCNLSDLNTIAHAVAKWVRNDASYRHNTPSKYVRLLQALNRSGHERLQTAERLDLLLEELKYVSGEWFEEMLLEDTMVTLKRMMDQINWTNVPELSLFLTRINHLSPPLMERIADVVIEDIDKFHYSATYATLLPFSVLNYDTVKADEMYEACIGHFTPHISLFDPHLLVLLAYSLAVADCFPEELIKEIFSIDFLGKLDSQLETLPDALNMRVRLRLMELNRAVCLECPEYQVPWFHERYCQRFQKKGNGSINPLQQQIHKMLGEVLGGINYVRIAVLTPYFYTVDFECILDKELKPLPYVESSALPIPSTGQVQWGDSHSNKRDELPPGAQRLAVDFLDSKSFCKNSRNMKGETLMRKRHLEILGYCVIQIPHFEWNSMELSTADAWKNYLKKKIFRECSL; encoded by the exons ATGCTCCGCCTGCAGTGTGTGAGCCTGTGCCTCAGAAGGCTTCTCCACAGTGGGACAATCAACAGGGATTTGGTTTTGGAGCAACTGCGTGTTTGCTGCATTGAagaccatgtttttgatgttgtgGGAAAGAATAAGGCAAAACTTAATGTTGATCATGTTAGTATGGCTGTGGGGATGCTGTGGCAGTTTCAGAAAGAGAAACCACAGTTGCTCCGTACTGTCGATCTCATTAAGAGTCATCCACAGTTTTTGACTCTGCGAGTTTTAGCAGAgaacaaaattactcaaatggACAACTTGATGTTGATTGACACACTCTATAGCTTTCTTAG ATTAAACGTGGATCAACATGACTCACTTATTCAGCAGCTCGTGTCAGAAGCATGGTTGCGTCTGAACAA ACTTTCAATGGCATCTCTGTCCAAGTTTTCAATCTGTCTTAGTGATCAGCATTTACAGCACAGCCCTCTTATGGGACACATCACAAACATCATGGCTCAAAAGCTGTTAACAATTGATGATGCAAG GATTTTGACAATTTTGATGATCAGTGTGTCCTCCTTGGTGTCTCCATCTCTGCGAGATGCTCTCATAACAAGGATAGATCATTTACTGGATACCACGGACCCGACAAATTATAATAACCCACGAAGAGTAGTTCAGTTTCTACGGAACATCAAGTACAGCCACCGGCCATTGCTTGAGAAATGTAACCAAATCCTTTTGATAAACATACCTAGGATGAATGCAGAGAATATCAGCATCATCATGGGCCTCTATCAGTCGCTACAATTCAATAACTGTGAATTCAGGCTAGCTGCTAAACAAAGACTCACTGAACTCATTGATTCAAGCACTGACCCATTCTCTTTCACCAAGCTGTTTGTTACTTTGGCTCCCTTAGCCAGTCCAGAGATAAGAGAAGG gtTGGAAAATACTGCTCTCTTATTGGCGGATGAGTTTAATGCACAACAGGCATTGGCTATTGCTGAAGGATTAGAAGAGATTCAGAGCAGAAACCTTAGTCTCATGAACAA aattgtTGCAGTAATACAGAGAAACCTTCATGTCTACAGACCAGTTGAAGTGGCCAGAATCACACAAGCACTCTTTCTTCTACAGTATCAAAACCCTGAGCTGTATACAAAACTAAGAATGATTTTGACAAA CTTCTTACAGGATAGTGTCTTTCCCTATGAAGTGACGATGCTTACCCGTGTGTTATCGTTGTTGCCTTCTCCTCGTGTGGACGAGAGCCTTATTGCACGAATAGAGGACGTGGTGCCTCAGTGTAACCTCAGCGACCTCAACACTATCGCCCATGCTGTTGCCAAGTGGGTTCGCAATGATGCATCTTACCGCCACAACACTCCTAGTAAGTACGTCCGCCTACTGCAAGCTCTGAACCGCTCCGGCCATGAGAGACTCCAAACAGCTGAACGACTTGACCTGTTGCTGGAGGAGCTAAAGTATGTGTCAGGGGAGTGGTTTGAGGAAATGTTGCTTGAAGATACAATGGTTACACTCAAAAGAATGATGGATCAAATAAACTGGACAAATGTACCAGAGCTAAGCCTGTTTCTGACAAGAATAAATCATCTCAGCCCTCCACTAATGGAACGCATTGCTGATGTTGTCATTGAAGATATTGATAAG tttcattACTCTGCAACCTATGCTACCCTGCTTCCATTTTCTGTCCTGAACTATGATACTGTCAAAGCAGATGAAATGTATGAGGCCTGTATTGGGCACTTTACTCCACATAtca GTTTGTTTGACCCACATCTACTTGTTCTTCTGGCGTACTCCTTGGCGGTGGCTGACTGTTTTCCTGAAGAACTTATCAAAGAAATTTTCAGCATTGACTTTTTGGGAAAACTTGATTCCCAATTAGAAA CTCTTCCTGATGCTCTCAATATGCGTGTACGGCTGCGTTTGATGGAGCTGAATCGAGCTGTGTGCCTGGAGTGTCCAGAGTATCAGGTGCCTTGGTTTCATGAGCGTTACTGTCAGCGGTTTCAGAAAAAAG GTAATGGGTCAATCAACCCTCTACAGCAGCAGATTCACAAAATGCTCGGAGAAGTCCTTGGCGGAATTAACTATGTCAGAATAGCTGTGCTCACTCCTTATTTCTACACTGTTG ATTTCGAATGCATACTGGACAAGGAACTTAAACCACTGCCTTATGTTGAGTCAAGTGCACTACCTATTCCCAGCACAGGGCAGGTTCAGTGGGGGGACTCGCACTCTAACAAAAGGGACGAGCTGCCCCCTGGTGCTCAGAG ACTTGCTGTGGATTTTCTTGACTCAAAGTCATTCTGTAAAAACTCTCGTAACATGAAAGGAGAAACCTTGATGAGAAAAAGGCACCTGGAGATTTTGGGATATTGCGTTATTCAG aTTCCTCACTTTGAATGGAATTCTATGGAGCTGTCAACGGCAGATGCTTggaagaattatttaaaaaagaaaatatttagggAATGTTCTTTATAA